The Toxorhynchites rutilus septentrionalis strain SRP chromosome 3, ASM2978413v1, whole genome shotgun sequence genome includes a region encoding these proteins:
- the LOC129777890 gene encoding uncharacterized protein LOC129777890: MVVLLFRFALFSGISIALSSPITEFRDNLCLNGSRNELGECICNAGYALYRGNCFLKETTTRIESHVRPRANNLCPPGFNLSHGRCIPTTCAGTLCGSSCPPGYELRKGFCEMSTPQCPPGMVFQKGLCYYGPLPPISATVPPLQRIQVVPPMKIDIPVPEYIDPLDPNEVDQDINDKTTEIIPERKPQNGSQPVKNIVNNVNTVNAPTNVSTHNVNNVYIHITRTKADGVVKAVVIRNNETTVYDEQPSTEQPVIDITDQSRPPCCVIVSPRICRKQQHDEWVCFHRKHYRCGNFCTSDIMYLKPQRPSMKDSVLVMPPTSEYSPLMRYGVCRWGVCPPLDCSGCLQGKYRCHYRCYTYDCPPNGGCNFLNQDEFCDGNEDEICTAED; this comes from the exons ATGGTAGTATTGCTGTTCCGCTTCGCCCTATTCAGTGGCATTTCAATTGCTCTAAGTTCACCGATAACCGAGTTTAGAGACAATCTCTGTCTCAATGGATCACGCAATGAATTGGGAGAGTGCATTTGTAATGCAGGTTACGCTTTGTATCGCGGAAACTGTTTTCTAAAAGAGACTACTACAAGGATCGAATCGCATGTTCGACCAAGGGCCAACAATTTGTGCCCTCCCGGATTTAATCTATCTCACGGTCGCTGCATCCCAACTACTTGTGCAGGGACGTTGTGCGGTAGTTCATGTCCGCCTGGTTATGAGCTGAGGAAAGGGTTTTGTGAGATGTCAACCCCTCAATGCCCTCCAGGCATGGTCTTCCAAAAAGGTCTTTGCTACTATGGACCACTTCCACCAATATCCGCCACTGTTCCACCATTGCAGAGAATACAAGTTGTGCCACCGATGAAAATTGATATACCAGTTCCGGAGTACATAGACCCATTGGATCCGAATGAAGTAGATCAGGATATAAACGATAAAACCACCGAAATCATACCGGAACGGAAGCCTCAAAACGGTTCACAACCAGTGAAAAATATAGTAAACAATGTGAACACTGTGAATGCACCAACTAATGTTAGCACGCACAATGTAAATAATGTTTATATTCATATCACGCGTACCAAGGCAGATGGCGTGGTGAAGGCCGTGGTGATAAGAAACAATGAGACGACTGTTTACGACGAACAACCGTCGACGGAACAACCGGTCATAGATATAACCGATCAGTCGCGGCCACCGTGTTGCGTGATTGTGTCACCAAGAATATGCCGCAAGCAGCAACACGACGAGTGGGTTTGTTTCCACAGGAAACATTACCGTTGTGGCAACTTTTGCACGTCGGACATCATGTACCTTAAACCTCAAAGACCGTCAATGAAAGACTCGGTACTAGTGATGCCGCCAACGTCTGAGTATTCGCCACTAATGCGATACGGAGTCTGTAGATGGGGGGTTTGTCCCCCACTTG ATTGTTCTGGTTGCCTACAAGGAAAGTATCGTTGCCACTATCGGTGTTATACATACGATTGTCCTCCGAATGGCGGCTGTAATTTTCTTAACCAGGACGAGTTCTGCGATGGGAACGAAGATGAGATATGTACGGCTGAAGATTAG